A window of Thunnus thynnus chromosome 17, fThuThy2.1, whole genome shotgun sequence contains these coding sequences:
- the cbx2 gene encoding chromobox protein homolog 2: MEELSAVGEQVFDAECILNKRLRKGKLEFLVKWRGWSSKHNSWEPQENILDPRLLAAFNKKEQEKELLLRKRGKRPRGRPRKILENVPEAPKSSSSSSGSSSSSSDSSSSCSSSSSSSDDDDDDNNNSSSHVKQANPGVRTRDLHPVPQKKAQIVMAKQEPAKKRRRKPLPPEVKEFQQSKGPRKILKTSKDTDLPGAIKKPVHPASFTFMGFHRGSARDTVGGQNRSSLAQGGAIKNSMSSVGSGRSVQPSPLSLNKSSQSRNVTEGKLSISSMSSETSLDLKAAASKSKGVAALNLNTSKHPIQGTTQHTLSSPNGQKKPQTPMSTLQRIPNTKAVASLPSKNASTNQGSGLQPLNLQNKRVQSKDAPGNGTTPASGLRNATTPARKTTVTQNQEYKPAQSPATPGGLQARKNQSGADKVKETTEIQTSRAQSRLEKSGVHKSTTEVQSQQERSASKDGKKAKMNEMSTGEEESSSDSDQDSSYAVQDRSVMVQNQDWKPTRSLIEHVFVTDVTANLVTVTVKESPTSVGFFSIRNY; this comes from the exons ACACAACAGCTGGGAGCCCCAAGAAAACATCCTTGACCCGAGACTGTTGGCTGCTTTCAACAAGAA agaACAAGAAAAGGAGCTTCTGTTGCGTAAGAGAGGGAAGAGACCGAGAGGACGACCACGAAAAATCCTT gaaaATGTGCCTGAAGCTCCAAAGTCGAGCAGCTCCTCATctggatcatcatcatcatcctctgattcctcctcctcatgctcttcctcttcatcctcatcgGACGATGACGacgacgacaacaacaacagcagcagccacGTTAAACAAGCAAACCCGGGTGTCAGAACACGAGACCTTCATCCTGTCCCTCAGAAGAAAGCACAGATTGTTATGGCGAAACAGGAGCCCGCGAAGAAACGACGCAGAAAACCTCTGCCCCCTGAAGTGAAGGAATTTCAACAGAGCAAGGGCCCTCGCAAAATTCTCAAGACGTCCAAAGATACAGATCTTCCTGGAGCGATCAAGAAGCCCGTTCACCCGGCCAGCTTCACCTTCATGGGTTTCCACCGGGGCTCGGCCAGGGATACAGTGGGTGGTCAGAACAGGAGCTCTCTGGCCCAGGGAGGGGCTATTAAAAACTCCATGAGCTCTGTTGGATCTGGCAGGTCAGTCCAGccttcccccctctctctgaacAAATCCAGCCAAAGCAGGAATGTCACTGAGGGTAAACTGTCCATCTCCAGTATGAGCAGCGAGACAAGTCTGGATTTGAAAGCAGCTGCCAGTAAATCAAAAGGAGTTGCAGCGTTGAATTTGAATACATCCAAACACCCCATTCAAGGAACCACTCAGCATACACTAAGCTCCCCCAATGGACAAAAGAAACCTCAGACCCCCATGTCAACACTGCAGAGGATACCCAATACTAAAGCAGTGGCTTCCTTACCATCCAAGAACGCCTCCACCAATCAAGGTTCTGGCCTTCAGCCGCTCAACCTTCAGAACAAACGGGTGCAAAGCAAAGATGCTCCCGGAAACGGCACTACACCAGCATCAGGTCTGAGAAATGCAACAACCCCGGCAAGGAAAACTACTGTAACCCAAAATCAGGAGTATAAACCCGCCCAGAGTCCAGCTACCCCTGGAGGACTGCAGGCCAGGAAGAACCAGTCTGGAGCAGACAAAGTCAAAGAAACGACTGAAATCCAGACCTCAAGAGCCCAAAGCAGGCTGGAGAAGAGCGGTGTGCATAAATCCACCACAGAGGTCCAGAGCCAGCAAGAGAGGTCGGCCTCCAAAGACGGCAAGAAAGCCAAAATGAACGAAATGAGCACCGGCGAAGAGGAGAGCAGCTCGGATTCCGACCAGGACTCCTCCTACGCCGTTCAGGATCGCTCCGTGATGGTCCAAAACCAGGACTGGAAGCCCACACGCAGCCTGATAGAACACGTGTTCGTCACGGATGTCACTGCTAATCTAGTCACCGTCACAGTCAAAGAGTCACCCACCAGCGTCGGCTTCTTCAGCATCCGAAACTACTGA